A region from the uncultured Macellibacteroides sp. genome encodes:
- a CDS encoding MFS transporter produces MIKLKEKIGYGFGDMASSMFWKLFGSYLMIFYTDVFGLPAAVVGTLFLVTRVWDSAFDPIVGVVADRTHTRWGKFRPYLLMLAVPFSVIGVLTFITPSLNDSGKLIYAYVTYSLMMMVYSAINVPYASLLGVISADPKERNTLSTFRMAFAYVGSFIALLLFMPMVNFFSNHSKELTNQQHGWTMAVIVIAVMCALLFIGCFVLTKERVKPMREKQAPLKEDLKDLWKNRPWWILLGAGVAALVFNSIRDGATVYYFKYFIVEENYETVSFFGVSFVLSGLYLSIGQIANIAGVILAAPVSNRIGKKQTYMGAMSIATILSIMFFWFDKDNMAMIFIFQILISICAGSVFPLLWSMYADCTDYSELKTGNRATGLIFSSSSMSQKFGWAIGSALTGWLLAYFGFRANEVQNAEAIQGIKMFMSFLPAVGTVLSVLFISIYPLSEKKMVEISHTLKTRREQEAL; encoded by the coding sequence ATGATAAAACTTAAAGAAAAGATAGGTTACGGTTTCGGGGACATGGCATCGTCCATGTTCTGGAAACTGTTTGGCTCTTATCTTATGATTTTCTATACGGATGTTTTCGGACTTCCTGCTGCCGTAGTTGGAACACTCTTTCTGGTTACCCGTGTATGGGATTCGGCTTTCGATCCCATAGTGGGCGTGGTAGCCGACCGTACACATACACGTTGGGGGAAGTTCCGCCCTTACTTGCTTATGCTAGCCGTTCCGTTTTCGGTTATTGGCGTTCTCACTTTCATTACGCCATCGTTGAATGATAGCGGTAAACTGATTTATGCCTATGTAACTTATTCACTAATGATGATGGTTTACTCGGCAATCAATGTTCCCTATGCTTCATTGCTGGGTGTAATAAGTGCTGACCCGAAAGAAAGAAACACGTTGTCGACTTTTAGAATGGCATTTGCTTATGTTGGGAGTTTCATAGCATTGCTGTTGTTTATGCCTATGGTGAATTTCTTTAGCAATCACAGCAAAGAGTTAACAAACCAGCAACATGGTTGGACAATGGCTGTAATCGTTATTGCTGTTATGTGTGCCCTTTTGTTTATTGGTTGCTTTGTCCTTACCAAAGAAAGGGTAAAACCTATGCGCGAAAAGCAAGCTCCTCTTAAAGAAGACCTGAAAGATTTGTGGAAAAACAGGCCTTGGTGGATCCTGCTCGGAGCCGGAGTTGCTGCACTCGTATTTAATTCCATCCGCGATGGTGCCACTGTTTACTACTTCAAGTATTTTATTGTTGAAGAAAACTACGAAACAGTTTCATTTTTCGGCGTATCGTTTGTACTGAGCGGTCTTTACCTTTCAATAGGTCAGATTGCCAATATTGCGGGTGTTATTCTGGCTGCTCCTGTAAGCAACCGGATTGGTAAGAAACAGACCTACATGGGAGCTATGAGTATTGCTACAATACTAAGTATTATGTTCTTTTGGTTTGATAAAGACAATATGGCGATGATCTTTATTTTTCAAATACTGATTAGTATATGTGCTGGTAGTGTTTTCCCCTTGTTGTGGTCTATGTATGCCGACTGTACAGACTATTCTGAACTGAAAACAGGCAACAGAGCAACCGGACTTATATTCAGTTCTTCGTCCATGAGCCAGAAATTCGGCTGGGCGATTGGTAGCGCCCTTACAGGATGGTTACTGGCTTATTTCGGATTCCGTGCCAATGAGGTGCAGAACGCTGAAGCCATTCAGGGCATCAAGATGTTTATGAGTTTCCTTCCTGCCGTTGGAACCGTTTTGTCTGTACTATTTATCAGCATCTATCCGCTTAGCGAGAAAAAGATGGTAGAGATAAGCCACACGCTCAAAACCCGCCGGGAACAAGAAGCATTATAA
- a CDS encoding BlaI/MecI/CopY family transcriptional regulator has protein sequence MKEITTKEEEVMRHFWAAGSLFVKQIVEMYEDPKPHFNTISTYVRSLEEKGYLDHEALGTTFRYFPVISEEEYKKGNLGNVINKYFNSSYLNVVSSFIREDKISVDEVRKLLDEVEKHSK, from the coding sequence ATGAAAGAGATAACAACAAAAGAAGAAGAAGTAATGCGGCACTTTTGGGCAGCAGGTTCATTGTTTGTAAAACAAATAGTAGAAATGTACGAAGATCCAAAGCCACATTTTAATACGATCTCGACGTATGTGCGCAGTCTTGAAGAAAAAGGATACCTGGACCATGAAGCATTAGGAACTACCTTTCGTTACTTTCCTGTAATTTCCGAAGAGGAATATAAAAAGGGAAACCTTGGAAATGTTATTAATAAGTATTTTAATAGTTCTTATCTGAATGTGGTATCTTCCTTTATCCGTGAAGATAAAATTTCGGTGGATGAGGTGCGTAAGTTGCTGGACGAGGTGGAAAAACATTCAAAGTAA
- a CDS encoding AraC family transcriptional regulator: MTTAAGTNTIIREITPLSDKDCFYIVERYKSEFTYPLHCHAEYELTFVEKGAGVRRIVGDSAQVIGDYDLVLIAGKDLEHVWEQHECNSAKIREITIQFSPDLFINSLIHKNQFDSILKMLESASKGLSFPMDAILKVYDKLDTLASEREGFYAVIKFLTILYELSNCENAQPLASSSFARLEVNADSRRIQKVQEYLNKHYMEEIRLHQISDLAGMTPVAFSRFFKLRTGKSLSDYIIYLRLGFAARLLVDSTRSIAEICYECGFNNLSNFNRIFKKKKGCSPKEFRDNYRKKKILF; encoded by the coding sequence ATGACAACAGCTGCGGGAACAAATACTATTATTAGGGAAATTACGCCACTTTCGGATAAGGACTGCTTTTATATTGTTGAAAGATATAAATCGGAATTTACCTATCCGCTTCATTGTCATGCTGAATATGAATTAACTTTTGTAGAAAAGGGGGCTGGTGTAAGGCGAATTGTTGGCGATTCGGCCCAGGTTATTGGTGATTACGACCTTGTATTAATCGCTGGCAAGGACCTTGAACATGTATGGGAGCAGCACGAATGTAATTCAGCCAAAATAAGAGAAATTACCATTCAGTTTTCGCCCGATTTGTTTATCAATAGTTTAATCCATAAAAATCAATTTGACAGCATACTTAAAATGCTTGAATCGGCAAGCAAAGGTCTTTCGTTCCCGATGGATGCCATCCTTAAAGTATACGACAAATTAGATACGCTAGCCTCGGAAAGGGAGGGGTTTTATGCCGTGATTAAATTTCTAACCATCCTTTACGAACTTTCCAATTGCGAAAATGCGCAACCTCTTGCAAGCTCTTCGTTTGCCAGATTGGAAGTAAATGCAGACAGCAGACGTATTCAAAAAGTACAGGAGTACTTAAATAAACATTACATGGAAGAGATAAGGTTGCATCAAATATCGGATTTGGCAGGCATGACTCCGGTTGCTTTCAGTCGTTTTTTTAAACTGCGTACCGGGAAAAGCCTTTCAGATTATATCATTTATTTACGGCTTGGTTTCGCTGCCCGTTTATTGGTGGATTCCACTCGCTCTATTGCCGAGATTTGTTATGAGTGTGGATTTAATAACTTATCGAACTTTAACCGTATTTTCAAGAAGAAAAAAGGATGTTCCCCCAAAGAGTTCAGAGATAATTACAGGAAAAAGAAAATTCTCTTTTAA
- a CDS encoding GNAT family N-acetyltransferase, whose translation MRHNLQLKLNEDIELRQLQLEDALDIFQTIDSQRDYLGKWLPFVEYTQKPEDSAQFVKEALDLPEDKQEYLFVIRATGLFIGLIGFKDTDKVNRKTEIGYWLREEYQGKGIVSAAVKALCDFALGELHMNRIQIKCAVGNFPSKRIPQRLGFTFEGIERQGELLTGGVFTDLEIYSLLNAECIPTKRTN comes from the coding sequence ATGAGACATAATCTGCAATTAAAATTAAACGAAGACATTGAACTGCGTCAGTTGCAGTTAGAAGATGCCTTGGATATCTTTCAGACAATTGACAGTCAAAGAGATTATTTGGGTAAGTGGCTTCCTTTTGTTGAATATACCCAAAAGCCGGAAGATTCGGCTCAGTTTGTAAAGGAAGCGTTGGATCTGCCAGAAGATAAACAGGAGTACCTGTTTGTCATTCGTGCAACAGGCTTGTTTATTGGATTAATTGGGTTTAAGGATACGGATAAAGTAAACCGTAAAACAGAAATAGGTTACTGGTTGCGTGAAGAGTATCAGGGAAAAGGAATTGTAAGTGCTGCAGTGAAGGCTCTTTGTGATTTTGCTTTAGGCGAACTCCACATGAACAGGATCCAAATAAAATGTGCTGTTGGAAACTTCCCAAGTAAACGTATTCCTCAACGGCTTGGTTTTACTTTCGAAGGCATAGAACGGCAAGGGGAGTTACTAACCGGAGGTGTTTTTACAGATCTGGAGATTTACAGCCTGCTTAATGCGGAGTGTATCCCTACGAAAAGAACGAATTAA
- a CDS encoding LytTR family DNA-binding domain-containing protein, producing MKVVLVEDEFLALRNLQIILDEISSIHVIATLDSISETVEWFNAHPQPDLLFLDIHLADGSAFDIFDRIQINCPIIFTTAYDEYALQAFKVNSIDYLLKPIDLISVQNAIHKLETLSQNKDSKDEFKKFIAQFKQGKSYKSHFLIPTKGDKLIPVKSSEIAYVYIDTSMVKALTFDERSFRLEHTLDELSEMLDPRDFFRANRQFIISRKAIKDIDLWFNNRLSVNLNIPVSEKILISKARITEFKNWFSGEQ from the coding sequence ATGAAAGTAGTATTAGTTGAAGATGAATTTCTTGCGCTTCGTAATCTGCAAATAATATTGGATGAAATAAGTTCCATACATGTTATTGCTACGCTTGACAGCATTTCAGAAACGGTTGAATGGTTTAATGCCCATCCTCAGCCGGACCTTTTGTTTTTAGACATTCATCTTGCCGATGGATCAGCATTTGATATTTTCGATCGAATCCAAATCAACTGCCCCATAATATTTACGACAGCGTACGATGAATATGCCTTACAGGCTTTTAAAGTAAACAGCATTGACTATCTGCTCAAACCAATCGACCTTATTTCTGTTCAAAATGCAATTCATAAACTGGAAACTCTTTCACAAAATAAAGATTCGAAGGATGAGTTTAAAAAATTCATTGCACAGTTCAAACAAGGTAAATCCTACAAAAGTCATTTTCTTATTCCAACAAAAGGAGACAAACTTATCCCTGTTAAATCCAGTGAAATTGCATATGTTTATATAGATACAAGTATGGTGAAAGCTCTAACATTTGATGAAAGGTCTTTCCGGTTAGAACATACGTTGGATGAACTTTCGGAGATGCTGGATCCCCGGGATTTCTTTCGGGCAAACCGTCAGTTTATCATTTCAAGAAAAGCAATAAAGGATATAGATCTATGGTTCAACAACCGATTATCAGTTAATCTTAACATACCTGTTTCCGAAAAGATACTGATCAGCAAAGCCCGTATAACAGAATTCAAAAATTGGTTTTCCGGAGAACAATAG
- a CDS encoding ATP-binding protein, translating into MKALGDTDYIYSLIAEGEHQTQDFKFEISDARKIARTLSAFANTDGGRLLIGVKDNGRIAGIRSDEEIYMIEAAAQVYCVPEITYSMQVFMVEGRSVLEVKVAASKKKPVYAKDESGKELAYIRVKDENILATTVHLRVWQQTGSPVGALVEYTQREQLLLNLLEQNEFISLNKYCKEGSIPRRSAENLMAKFIRFDLIEPVLVNHKFYFRLKNEE; encoded by the coding sequence ATGAAAGCACTTGGTGATACAGATTATATTTACAGCCTGATAGCAGAAGGCGAACATCAAACGCAGGACTTTAAGTTTGAAATATCAGATGCCCGAAAAATAGCCCGGACTTTATCTGCATTTGCTAATACAGACGGTGGAAGATTGCTGATCGGGGTAAAAGATAACGGTCGAATTGCCGGTATTCGCTCAGATGAAGAAATTTATATGATCGAAGCAGCCGCTCAGGTTTACTGTGTACCCGAAATAACTTATTCAATGCAGGTATTCATGGTAGAAGGTCGTTCTGTCCTGGAGGTAAAAGTAGCAGCGAGTAAGAAGAAACCGGTTTATGCCAAAGATGAGTCAGGTAAGGAACTTGCCTATATACGAGTAAAAGATGAAAATATTTTGGCTACGACTGTACATCTGAGAGTCTGGCAGCAGACCGGAAGTCCTGTTGGTGCATTGGTAGAATATACGCAGAGGGAACAACTCCTTTTAAACTTATTGGAACAAAATGAATTTATTTCCCTAAATAAATATTGTAAGGAAGGATCTATTCCTCGCCGATCCGCAGAAAATCTGATGGCTAAATTTATTAGATTTGACCTTATCGAACCGGTTCTTGTAAACCATAAGTTCTATTTTCGGCTTAAAAATGAGGAATAA
- a CDS encoding glycosyl hydrolase: MKKLLLILCMFISITSCIAKNDEETTSTTGQRTVLTENLLKNLRTMHETGFMFGHHDDPLYGIGWEGDAGRSDVKSVCGDYPAVMSFDLGHIELGDAKSLDNITFEKIRTEMINQYKRGGMISVSWHLNNPLTGGDSWDVKTPGVVAAVLPGGAKHELFLTWLDRVAAFFNNLTTEEGDKIPVLFRPWHEHTGSWFWWGKEHCTPEQYKQLWQITRNRLDVKGVNNLLYAYSPGTEGIGDVYMERYPGDEYVDLLGVDGYQFGGEAGAEGFIKTMNSMLTFITKMGKEHNKPIAFTETGLEALPMSNWWTEILLPIVDKYPIAYVLVWRNARERDSHFYAPYPGQVSAADFVKFYQNSKTLFSQDVKNLYK; this comes from the coding sequence ATGAAAAAATTACTACTAATTCTATGCATGTTCATTTCAATTACTTCATGCATTGCAAAGAATGACGAAGAAACTACTTCAACCACCGGACAACGGACTGTTCTGACTGAGAATCTTCTCAAAAATCTTAGAACGATGCATGAAACAGGATTCATGTTTGGTCATCATGATGACCCTCTTTACGGAATTGGGTGGGAAGGGGATGCCGGCCGCTCTGATGTTAAAAGTGTATGTGGTGATTATCCTGCCGTAATGAGCTTCGATTTGGGTCACATTGAACTGGGTGATGCGAAGAGTCTGGACAATATTACCTTCGAAAAGATTCGCACCGAAATGATCAATCAATATAAACGCGGTGGTATGATTTCGGTTAGCTGGCACCTTAACAATCCGCTTACCGGAGGCGACTCCTGGGATGTAAAAACGCCTGGTGTGGTTGCAGCTGTTCTTCCCGGTGGAGCAAAACACGAACTGTTTCTTACCTGGCTGGACCGGGTGGCTGCCTTTTTCAACAATCTTACAACCGAAGAAGGTGATAAGATTCCTGTATTGTTTCGTCCCTGGCACGAACATACCGGTAGTTGGTTTTGGTGGGGTAAAGAGCATTGCACTCCCGAACAATACAAGCAATTATGGCAAATTACCCGCAATCGTTTGGATGTAAAGGGGGTAAACAACCTTCTTTATGCGTATTCTCCGGGTACAGAAGGCATTGGTGATGTGTATATGGAACGGTATCCGGGTGATGAATATGTGGATCTGCTGGGTGTGGACGGATATCAGTTTGGTGGTGAAGCCGGTGCAGAAGGGTTTATAAAAACGATGAATAGCATGCTGACATTTATCACTAAAATGGGTAAAGAACACAATAAACCTATCGCTTTTACCGAAACCGGACTGGAGGCATTGCCTATGAGTAACTGGTGGACGGAAATTTTGCTTCCAATTGTTGATAAATATCCGATTGCGTATGTTTTAGTCTGGAGAAATGCAAGAGAACGCGATAGCCACTTCTATGCTCCTTATCCGGGCCAGGTATCGGCAGCCGACTTTGTAAAATTCTACCAAAATTCAAAAACATTGTTTAGCCAAGACGTTAAAAACTTATATAAATAA
- a CDS encoding M56 family metallopeptidase, with translation METILYYLLRSSICLLLFYGFFQLVVKESTFHHLNRAMLLSLLAASLLLPLFHFNGLIDWYQQEQSATGNYMIKYTMSAVSTKPAYVFPWVQTISLLYIFGILVVLLYYLAAWFQVEKIIRMCTMQLYPEDTLLYVTDKEIAPFTWMNKIVISKTDLDRNGEIIIRHEQAHVRLNHSFDLFLITVFSVLFWFNPFVWLFKWSLQQIHEFEADQQVLKDGIDAKQYKLVLIRRSAGEQTFAMASNFTYRSLQKRIQMMTKKKSNSLSRLTYWGVIPVALLATMLLSVPVVNAQKKEVTAQAASDSSKVTMNFHVVRDSKSKAEPVIFKAKEGELLVVGSKSTENPQQIEVTVDDNIRTAVVVQSDTTVSSKQPLYFVDGKRVATLEGIDPNTIESVSVLKDKSATELYGKDAKDGVILIILKKEAE, from the coding sequence ATGGAAACTATCTTATACTATTTATTAAGAAGCAGTATTTGTTTGCTGCTATTTTATGGCTTCTTTCAACTGGTCGTTAAAGAAAGCACATTTCATCATTTAAACCGAGCGATGCTTCTTTCATTGCTTGCAGCCTCATTGTTATTGCCGCTATTTCATTTTAATGGCCTGATTGATTGGTATCAGCAAGAGCAATCTGCAACAGGAAATTATATGATAAAGTATACAATGTCAGCAGTATCAACAAAACCTGCGTATGTTTTTCCCTGGGTACAAACAATAAGTCTTCTCTATATATTCGGCATACTAGTTGTCCTTTTATATTATTTGGCAGCCTGGTTTCAGGTAGAGAAGATAATCAGAATGTGTACAATGCAGCTTTATCCAGAAGATACATTATTATATGTTACTGATAAAGAGATTGCTCCGTTTACATGGATGAATAAAATTGTTATATCCAAAACTGATTTGGATCGTAATGGCGAAATTATCATCAGGCATGAGCAAGCGCACGTACGACTTAATCATTCATTTGATTTGTTTCTTATTACAGTTTTTTCAGTATTGTTCTGGTTCAACCCTTTTGTTTGGCTATTCAAATGGTCATTACAGCAAATTCATGAATTTGAAGCGGATCAGCAGGTACTAAAAGATGGCATCGATGCAAAGCAATATAAATTAGTATTAATCCGCAGAAGCGCAGGCGAGCAAACCTTTGCCATGGCAAGCAATTTTACCTATCGTAGTCTGCAAAAACGTATTCAAATGATGACTAAAAAGAAATCCAACTCACTATCACGACTAACTTACTGGGGTGTAATTCCAGTAGCTTTACTGGCAACCATGTTGCTGTCTGTTCCTGTAGTTAACGCACAGAAAAAAGAAGTAACTGCGCAAGCGGCTTCAGACTCTTCAAAGGTAACAATGAATTTTCATGTAGTTCGAGATTCTAAATCAAAGGCTGAGCCTGTTATTTTTAAGGCTAAAGAAGGTGAATTGCTTGTCGTAGGTTCGAAGTCAACTGAAAACCCCCAACAAATTGAGGTTACAGTCGACGATAATATTCGTACAGCTGTTGTTGTTCAATCGGATACAACTGTTAGTTCAAAGCAGCCTTTGTATTTTGTTGATGGAAAAAGAGTGGCAACTCTTGAAGGAATCGATCCCAATACTATAGAAAGTGTAAGTGTACTTAAAGATAAGTCGGCTACAGAACTTTATGGAAAAGACGCAAAAGACGGAGTAATTCTTATTATCCTTAAGAAGGAAGCAGAATAA
- a CDS encoding proline dehydrogenase family protein, with amino-acid sequence MLDFSNTEIAFSLKSDADLRNAYWLFKAIKQPLLVKCGKGLTQLAMGIHFPVAWAVKPTLFKQFVGGETLEDCTPSMQQLMRFNVKSILDYSAEGGQSDLDIQNSFDETIRSIDFAKGNPNIAYTVFKPTAMVTDELLCKASEKREKLSLNEIREYRKFRERFMALCERAYKNDVRILVDAEDYCFQDAIDELTEEAMRTFNAKRAIVFTTLQMYRHDRLPYLQKIWQDSQTNKYIPGIKFVRGAYMEAERARAVAMGYPDPICKDKQATDDNYNAGLAFVIEHIDSMELFSGTHNEFSNQYLADLMEKKGLKADDSRIFFAQLYGMSDNISFNLADAGYCVTKYVPYAPVNKVLPYLIRRAEENTSMAGQTGRELRMIEQEVNRRKLSKVK; translated from the coding sequence ATGCTTGACTTTTCGAATACTGAAATCGCGTTTTCGCTTAAATCGGATGCCGATTTGCGAAATGCGTACTGGTTGTTTAAAGCTATTAAACAACCGTTACTGGTAAAATGCGGCAAGGGCCTTACACAATTGGCCATGGGAATTCATTTTCCTGTGGCCTGGGCTGTAAAGCCTACTCTTTTTAAACAGTTTGTTGGCGGAGAAACTTTAGAGGATTGCACTCCTTCCATGCAACAACTTATGAGGTTCAATGTGAAATCTATTCTGGACTATTCGGCCGAAGGCGGACAGAGTGATTTGGATATTCAAAATAGTTTTGATGAAACGATCCGTTCCATTGATTTTGCGAAAGGGAACCCGAACATCGCTTACACGGTATTTAAGCCTACAGCAATGGTAACCGACGAGTTGTTATGCAAAGCATCGGAAAAAAGAGAAAAACTTTCCTTAAATGAAATACGGGAGTACCGGAAATTTAGAGAACGGTTTATGGCGCTTTGTGAACGAGCTTACAAGAATGATGTCCGTATTTTGGTGGATGCGGAAGATTATTGTTTTCAGGATGCTATCGATGAACTGACGGAAGAGGCTATGAGAACTTTTAATGCTAAGAGAGCCATTGTTTTCACTACATTGCAAATGTATAGGCACGATCGGTTGCCATATCTTCAAAAAATATGGCAAGATTCCCAAACCAACAAGTATATACCTGGAATCAAGTTTGTGAGGGGGGCGTATATGGAAGCCGAGCGAGCAAGGGCAGTAGCCATGGGATATCCGGATCCGATTTGTAAGGACAAACAGGCTACAGATGATAATTACAATGCAGGGCTTGCTTTTGTGATTGAGCATATTGATTCCATGGAGCTTTTCAGTGGAACTCACAATGAATTCAGTAATCAATATCTGGCAGACCTAATGGAAAAGAAAGGTCTAAAAGCCGATGATTCACGCATCTTTTTTGCGCAGTTATACGGAATGAGTGATAATATTTCCTTCAACCTCGCTGATGCGGGATATTGTGTTACCAAGTATGTTCCTTATGCACCTGTAAACAAAGTGCTTCCCTACCTGATACGCCGAGCTGAGGAGAATACCTCCATGGCAGGACAGACCGGACGGGAATTGCGAATGATTGAACAGGAAGTTAACAGGCGCAAACTAAGCAAGGTGAAATAA
- a CDS encoding histidine kinase: MKATKVQQYIILVTIISLAISILVHFDSILDQFEPVKGRLHHYKGPESLTHVIADIFVTFWVGFGLFMLNYYLLKPINNTKRIGLMKAFTVIIITLLMGYILSDIFFSLKNYLIPSPDLHPHDHHMLYTLRDLVIIAVVLISVFAIRFINEKQTIKIENERLKRENLQSQYESLKNQISPHFLFNSLSALNALISDNPEKARSYVNHLSLVLRSALQRNEDRTVTLTSEMEVVSSYLFLIGMRFGSNLVIETNTNAMYNNFRLPPLAVQMLIENAVKHNEISKRNPLTITIKTTDKESLIVSNPIQKKLSPESGTGTGLVNLSRQYQLLCGQDIIISKEDNEFRVEIPLLNPQTYESSIS, from the coding sequence ATGAAAGCAACCAAAGTACAGCAATACATTATACTTGTTACCATTATCTCATTGGCAATAAGCATATTGGTGCACTTTGATTCCATTCTCGATCAGTTTGAACCTGTAAAAGGGAGACTACACCACTACAAGGGACCAGAAAGTCTCACTCACGTTATTGCTGATATATTTGTTACTTTCTGGGTAGGTTTTGGTCTGTTTATGCTTAACTACTATTTACTAAAGCCTATTAACAACACCAAGCGGATTGGTTTAATGAAAGCTTTTACGGTAATTATCATTACTTTACTTATGGGCTATATATTGAGTGATATTTTTTTCTCACTAAAAAATTATCTGATTCCTAGTCCCGATCTACATCCTCATGATCATCATATGCTTTACACGTTGCGGGATCTGGTTATTATTGCAGTAGTGTTAATTTCGGTCTTTGCTATACGGTTCATTAATGAAAAGCAAACCATCAAAATAGAAAACGAACGACTTAAACGTGAGAATCTGCAAAGTCAATATGAATCGCTCAAAAACCAGATAAGTCCTCATTTTCTTTTTAATTCGCTCTCTGCACTCAATGCACTGATAAGCGACAATCCAGAAAAAGCCAGATCATATGTAAATCATCTGTCTCTGGTACTTCGGTCAGCCTTACAAAGAAATGAAGATCGGACGGTTACTTTAACAAGCGAAATGGAAGTAGTAAGTTCCTATCTATTTCTGATTGGAATGCGCTTTGGCAGTAATCTGGTAATTGAAACGAATACAAATGCAATGTACAATAATTTCAGATTACCTCCTCTTGCAGTTCAAATGTTGATTGAGAATGCAGTAAAACACAACGAAATAAGCAAACGTAATCCGCTTACAATAACGATAAAAACCACCGATAAAGAAAGTCTGATCGTTAGTAATCCGATTCAAAAAAAGCTTTCGCCTGAATCAGGTACAGGAACGGGACTTGTCAACTTATCCAGACAATATCAATTGTTGTGCGGACAAGATATCATTATATCAAAAGAAGACAATGAATTCAGAGTAGAAATACCACTATTAAATCCACAGACCTATGAAAGTAGTATTAGTTGA
- a CDS encoding glycosidase — MKAFQDKVAKLLCDHETFLSIKNEPLEGGNGLYTRYKNPILTGAHTPVFWRYDLNKDSNPYLMERIGMNAAFNSGAMKWNGKYILVVRVEGADRKSFFAVAESPNGIDNFHFWDYPITMPDTEDPATNIYDMRLTAHEDGWIYGIFCAERHDPNAPAGDLSSATATAAIARTKDLINWDRLPDLKTKSQQRNVVLHPEFVDGKYALYTRPQDGFIDAGSGGGIGWALVEDMTCAEVKEEIIIDQRYYHTIKEVKNGEGPHPIKTSKGWLHLAHGVRGCAAGLRYVLYMYMTSLEDPTKLIATPGGFFMAPEGEERIGDVSNVLFTNGWIKDENGSVFIYYASSDTRMHVATSTVDKLVDYCLNTPADGLTTASSVETLKDLIARNFKTMGRE; from the coding sequence ATGAAAGCTTTTCAAGACAAGGTAGCCAAACTCCTTTGCGATCACGAAACATTTCTTTCCATTAAAAACGAGCCTTTGGAAGGAGGAAACGGACTGTATACCCGATATAAAAATCCGATTCTAACCGGTGCTCATACGCCTGTATTCTGGAGATACGACCTGAATAAGGATTCGAATCCATACCTGATGGAACGAATTGGCATGAATGCAGCCTTTAACTCGGGAGCCATGAAATGGAATGGCAAATACATTCTGGTCGTACGTGTGGAAGGCGCCGACCGTAAATCGTTTTTCGCTGTTGCCGAAAGTCCTAATGGAATCGACAATTTCCACTTCTGGGATTATCCGATTACAATGCCCGATACAGAAGATCCGGCAACTAATATTTACGATATGCGCCTTACGGCACACGAGGATGGTTGGATTTATGGTATCTTCTGTGCAGAGCGTCACGATCCAAATGCTCCTGCAGGAGATTTATCGTCGGCCACTGCCACTGCAGCAATCGCACGTACAAAAGACCTGATTAACTGGGATAGGCTCCCGGATCTGAAAACAAAAAGTCAGCAACGTAATGTGGTGCTTCATCCAGAGTTCGTTGACGGTAAGTATGCCTTGTATACCCGTCCGCAGGATGGCTTTATCGATGCCGGAAGCGGTGGAGGTATCGGTTGGGCTTTGGTAGAGGATATGACCTGCGCCGAAGTGAAGGAAGAGATAATTATCGATCAGCGTTACTATCACACCATCAAGGAAGTTAAAAACGGCGAAGGCCCCCACCCGATCAAGACATCTAAAGGTTGGTTGCATTTGGCGCATGGAGTACGTGGTTGCGCGGCAGGTCTGCGTTACGTGCTGTATATGTACATGACCTCCCTCGAGGATCCGACAAAGCTGATCGCTACACCAGGCGGATTCTTTATGGCTCCCGAAGGTGAAGAACGTATCGGCGATGTATCAAACGTGCTTTTCACCAACGGATGGATAAAGGACGAAAACGGATCCGTGTTTATTTACTATGCATCTTCGGATACCCGTATGCATGTTGCAACTTCAACGGTAGACAAACTGGTGGATTACTGCCTCAACACGCCGGCTGATGGTTTAACTACTGCCTCGTCTGTTGAAACGTTAAAGGATTTAATTGCCAGGAATTTTAAAACAATGGGAAGAGAGTAA